The nucleotide sequence CTGATGATTGGCTATCTGGAAGGGATCGACTCTCAGCGGGGAATCGCCGGCGGTGCGAAGACTCCTTGGCGCTGCGGCGTTTTCTGGGAATCAGCCTGTCGGAAGAGACTCCTGACCACAGCAGTCTGACTCGTATCCGTGATCGGTTACCGCTGTCGGTTCACGAGGAAGTCTTTCAGTACATCCTGTTTGTGATCGAGGAACAGGGCCTACTGAAGGCCGGGACGGTCGGAGTGGACTCAACGTACCGGAAGCCAACGCGGCGATGAAGTCCATTATCCGCAAAGATACGGGGAAGACTGGAAGGAGTACCTGAAGCGGTTGATGAAGGAAGAGGGCCTGCTGGGAGGGAGATGACGACCCGACGGATGAGGAACTGCGGCGGTTCGACCAGCAGCGAGCGAAACGAGGAAAGAAGAAGGTCTCCAACGCCGAATGGGCCTCACGTACCGATCCTTCCAGTAAAATTGTGAAGATGAAGGACGGGCGCACTCACACGGGCTACAAGGCCGAGCACGTCATTGATCTGGAGAGTGAAGTCATCCTGTCCGCGACCGTTTACACGGGAACGGAAGGGGATTCGCAGACATTACTGGCGAGCGTTCTGACGGCTCAAACACACTTGGAACAGAGCGGAAGTTCCTGAAGATTGAAGAGGTGGTGGCTGACAAGGGGTATCACACGAACGAGCAGTTAGCCGGGGCAGAGGAGATGGACCTGCGGACCTATATCCCCAAGCCGAAGTCCCGTTACCGCCGTCGCTGGAAAGACAAACCTGTCGAGCAGCATAGGGCGGTGGCAAACAACCGCCGCCGGATGACTCGGGCGAAGGGAAAGAGCTTGCAGCGTGCTCGCAGCGAGAAGGTGGAGCGAAGTTTTGCCCACGTCTGTCGGACCGGGGGATCTCGAAGGACATGGCTACGAGGCCTGGCCAAGATCAACAAACGCTATCTGATGGTGGCTGCCACCCGGAATCTGGGAATCTTGATGCTCAAGCTGTTCGGAATGGGCAAACCGAGGACGCTGCACACGGCCGGGGCCGTATTTCGGCCATTATTCCGGTCTATAGTTCACTCAAAATCGCTCTCTGGAGCCATCATCGGCGACACTTCCCTCTACCGGCTACTTGCATGGCCTTCTGAGTCTGTCCGCCACATTTTCTCGCAAATACGAAAATCGGATGAAACCTCTGAAATTCACAGATTCTTCAACAGGCTGATAACGGAGACCACGTCGAATGAGTTCTGGTCGAGATCGTCCAGTACGATGTTCGATAGTAAGGGTGAAAGTGGACCGCCTTGCGGCGTTCCCTCGTCGGTCGGATTGACCAGCCCATCCTCCGGGACTCCCGCATTGAGAAATGCGCGAATCAGTCGCGATAGCCGGGGATCGTTGACCCGTTTCGCAATGCGTCCCATCAGGATATCGTGGTTGACTCGATCGAAGAATTTCTCCAAATCGAGGTCGACCACCCAGCGATAACCCTCGGCGATAAAGCCTTGTGCTGCTGTGACGGCTGGTGAGCCGAGCGACCGGGTCGGAACCCATAGCTGTGCGGAGAGAATGTCGGCCCCATCGCGGTTGGAGGACTTGAAGAACCGCTTGTTGAATGAAACGGTCCGGGGCTGTCGGAATGCCAAGCTTGCGCACCCCGCCGCCCGGCTTGGGAATTTCCACTCGTTTCACCGGTTGTGGTTCATAGTCCCCTTCAACAACCGTTCCCGAATGGCAGGCCAATGCTGCTTCAAGTGTTCCACGTGTCGTTGACAGTCACCCCGTCAGTTCCCGGTGCTCCCTTGTTGCCTCGAACTCGCTTTTGGCTGCTTCCTCCAGATTTCGTCGTTCACAGACTTCCTCCATTAACGCTTCAAACTTTGCTGGGTTTTCAGGTTCCCTCTTCGCCATAGACGGTTCGGACCCTCCTCCTCCTGAGGCCCTCGGGACTTCATCCCTACTCTCCTCCGGAAAGGCCAAGTACTTCTGGATTTTCGGCCGCATGTCGTCCACGAGATTCAGGCCTTAATGGCCCCTCCATTCAACCCCAGTTGGGGACCGTTCGGGCCTTCGCGGTTGTCACGGTTTCACCGAGCACGAGCTGTTTCTCCCCTTTCGAGCGAGTGTCCTGCCCGGCAAACCGACGCCGCATACTACGCCCTCTGCTGACTTCTGCCGCTTGATCAGAGAATCTTGCGATCCTCTCAGTCTCGAATTCGGGACAAAACGGCAGATCTCCTGAGGTAAGTTTCTCCGCTTTCCACGCACAACCGCCGGATTTACGTTTTGCACTCTTGATGGATAAGGACTTCGCTGTCACGTGCCAGCTCGTCCAGTACTCACGCCTCACATCCGGTTTCTATACGTCGGCTCGCGTGTTTGCTCCATGCTTCTTTCAGACGCTGCCTCACGGCAATCGACCTTGCACTTCGCTAATCCTTCACTTCCATCAGGTTGGATAAGGGACTTACACCCTCAAGCTGAGAAACATGCTCGGCACACACGAAAAACGTCCCTCCACGAATCGTCGTGGAGGACGACTACCGAAGACATGGGACAGCATTCTGCCAGACAGTCTTACGACCGAACGAAGTTCACACTGAAGACCGCGCCGTGGTGTCATTGATTGCGCTCGGCCGTTCATAGCGAGGGCGTCGCTTCACGCTCCCTAGATCAATCCCCTCCAACAGCAGCAAAAGCTCCTCTGCGCGAATCTCGCAGCGGCGTGAGGTCTGTTCCTTCCGGTCGGTCGGGAACTCGTAACATCCTTTTTCCAACCGCTTGTAAAACAGGCTCCAGCCATCGCGATCCCACCACAGCAGCTTGATCCGGTCGCGACGCTGGTTCCGAAACACAAACAGATGACCGGCAAACGGATCTTCTTCGATCACGCTCTCCACCGGGGCGTGAAGACCGTCAAACCCCTTCCGCATGTCTGTCGGCACTGTCGCCAGAAACACCCGTGTCGTGCGAGAGATGTTCAGCATAATCGCCCCCGCAGACGAAGAGAGTTGTTCCGAGGGGATCTGCCGACAGGCGGTCAGCACACGAGTCAACACCTCGACACCCGCATCCTCACGTAACCGAACGACGAGACCGCCAGCACAGGCGATCTCAGCATCGCAGGCGGCAGCGAATCACCCACCACCTTCATAGCCACCAGCCCCGCCATCCCGGTTCCCTGCGGGCGGGTGACCTGCGGATCATTGGTCCGCCGAACAGTCAACTCCTGATCGAGACTCGAGAGCTGACGCCGCCAGTAATGAAACGTCGCCTCCGAAAGCCCGCGACGACGACAATAGCCCCGAATCGACTCCCCGACGAAGACTGACGCTCACAATGGGAACGCCAGTACGACTCCTTCTCACGACTCCGTAAACCAACCTGCGACATCTCGCCATCTCCACTCTGAAGGGTAACAAAACCCACTCAGACTAAAGCATGGCTCAAGATGCACTTCACCGTGCGCTTACGTACCCCGGATCGTTTCAGGAAGGGCCTTTCAGCGTGTCACGGAATTGAAAACTCAATCTGTGGTTTCGACGTTCGATTCTTCTGTGTGTCCCTGAGCTTCGAGTCGAAAGTAATTACGAAGAGTTTCGTTGCCAGCACCACCGGCCCAGCCTAAAGCCCTGCGAGCTTTGATGGCGTTGAACTTCACCGGACCCGGTCGCAACGACAATGTTCGGAGTTCCTTTGGATCCGCCGTAAAATCGATAAACATCCGACTTTGGTATTTCTCGAATGTCCAATCACTGACGCGCGCGCCCTTAGCTTCGTACAATTCACGTAGATCGTCCCAAGAACGGGGCCATTCACCTTCATGCTCGCGCATGTACTCGGTGACCAAATCGAAGCGCGCCCCACTCGGCATAGTAATCGTCAATGTCGGATTCGACATCCCAACATAGAGTAAGAACATGAAAGCCAATAACGAAGATAACAGTTGTGATAAGAAGAGATATAAGAAGAAATACAGTAACCGAATGTAAACTTGCGTACAAAAAACTTGACTCGCATCTTAAAAGATTGCATCTCACTACCGCTCCTCGGTTCACTTCATTCGTTAAACGCCTCCCGGGGATGCTGCCGATCAGATTGACAATCATCTAGGCCGCTGAGGCCTGTGACGACTTCCAGAGATTTCTCCGACCTAAGTACACACTCCAAGCAAAGCGCCGAAAGTGCGGTCACACACCGTTAGACAATTATGAAACCGCGAATGTCTATCTGAGTTGGTTTGGCGCATCAGCGTCAGAGGCCAGAGAGAACGAGAATCTTGTGTGTTGTTTTTTGCCATTCACTTACAGGATCAGTTCGAGAAATTGATGACCAGAATCGGTCTCGTGACAGCGATTTCGATTAGAAAGGCAACTTAGGCGGTCTCGTTACTCCTTTCCATTCTATTATTGTGACGCCTTCGTCATCAGTGGGAGATGGGCATGGCACCAGAAGTATTGCGCCACTGTTTACGACCTCAAACCCCTCTTCGTACTTGACTGCTCCGAGCAATACTGTGGTCTGCACGCCGCGTTGTACACCATCGACAGACATTATCTTGAAGTTCTCATCAGAGCTATACATCTTCGCAATCGTGGGCGTTTCGACTGGCGCTAGGCCGTTCTCCAAGCTGTGCGTAAAGTAGAAGCCGAAAAACTCGCGCCGTTGGTCCCGCTTGCATTTCACCATTGCGAAAAGTGCTTCACCATTGTCACCCCACGGTGAAGCGACGATCTGTTCGACAACGCCGTCGCCGAGATGCTTCGACACCGAAACCACACTTCGCACTTCTCCCTGATCCCCGGCTTCGGCGCCTTTCACTTGCCCGATGAGTTCTATCTGGGCCTTCTCGGTATTCGCGCGGAGGTGGTAGCGGTAGTTTCCAATTCTGACTCGGGGCGAAACGACTGCTTTGACTTTCGCGCTTTTCATCACCGGGCCAACCCTTGACAGCAGGATGATGCTAGTGGCCGAGAAGATACATCCTCGCACCATTGCTCTCCAAACTTGTCTCATTTGAGCCCTCGTTAAGAATTACGGTCTGTGTTTCCTTATTTCCGTCATTGGTCACTTCTACGCTACCAATGCAGAACACTGGGACCCTAGCATCTCTGGTATCCCCTCATTCAGATCGGTATCGCTCCTTGGGAGGGGGCGCCCCGGTTGTCGCGTCTTCGCGGCTACCGGGGTGGCGTCAGGCAAGGCTTCCCTGCGGTTCAAACTTTCTGTCGGCATCAACGGGTTGCTGTTGACTCTGCTTGTGCTGCCAATCAGCTATGTAGAAGGCTCCCCGGGGATACAGCATATCAGATCGACACGGAAGAAGTCCCCCCCCGCCCCCAGTGGAACAATCAATCTTGGCGTCACTCGACAGGAATGCATTGCGTTCGGTGCGACCGGCAATCCAAACAGAGAGGTCTATGGCCGTTCAAGAACGCCTGCCCCTTACGGCGAAGATGCGGTGTCCCCGTGACCGTTCCGTGCACCAGTTCCCCGGGGTTCGATCACCCGGATAGGGACAGAATATCTGATCGGGGCAGGTTGCTGTCTAGCGGGACAATTGTGAGTTTCAGGGAGCCCTGTTGTGCTTCGCACACAGGTAGCCCGGAGGACCGTGCAACTGGACCGTGCAACCTGTGCTACTCTGATAAAATATAGGGGACGGGCGTCGAGGTTGGTACGACAGCATTGAGCTGTCTTCAGTGTTCAAGGCGTCTGTTCCACTTTTTCAACAGGCTTTTAAGGCCGAACTCGAAAAGGAATGGGCCCGGAAATCAGTTCGGCTTTTCGCAAACTCGCACTCACAATTTTACAACAGGATATTTCGAGAAAAGGAAGTCTTCGAGGCACGCGAAATTTCTGTGACTGGGATGGATCCGCATTTGAACGGCTGCTCGCTGGTTTTGTCGGTACTTAATGCTCGATTTTCCTGGGGTCGCCACTCCTTACACAAAAAGGCGTTTTTGCAGCGTTGTACTATTTATTCCACATTAACGAGTTTCACACTCGCAACTCCATTGTCAAACTTCAAGAGTTCAAGACTGTATCGTCTTGCTTCGCTTTCAAGGCCGTTTTGATATGCAGTGATTTCAATTGCGGAGATGTCAGGCTTGGCATAGGAGGATACTCCGCTCTTTGAGGTGTAGGTTGTGAGTAAGTATGCGAATTCTACTGTGTTGTTTGCGTCCACTCGGTGGAATGTTACGTCGATATTTCTTGATTCCGAACTTGTGATTCTAAGCGTGTCAACCTCTGGGCTCGTGTTCGTGATACGTATCATCCACGCAGATCGTCCTATTCCTCTCTGATCGTTTAGGAGAGTGGTGATCACAACTACAATTAACGTCATCACGAGGAATGTAATCGCAAGATGTTTGAATACCCTCTGTATACTCAGTGACATTATTTTCTCCCACA is from Schlesneria sp. DSM 10557 and encodes:
- a CDS encoding transposase; protein product: MALRRFLGISLSEETPDHSSLTRIRDRLPLSVHEEVFQYILFVIEEQGLLKAGTVGVDSTYRKPTRR
- a CDS encoding reverse transcriptase domain-containing protein — encoded protein: MAFRQPRTVSFNKRFFKSSNRDGADILSAQLWVPTRSLGSPAVTAAQGFIAEGYRWVVDLDLEKFFDRVNHDILMGRIAKRVNDPRLSRLIRAFLNAGVPEDGLVNPTDEGTPQGGPLSPLLSNIVLDDLDQNSFDVVSVISLLKNL
- the tnpB gene encoding IS66 family insertion sequence element accessory protein TnpB (TnpB, as the term is used for proteins encoded by IS66 family insertion elements, is considered an accessory protein, since TnpC, encoded by a neighboring gene, is a DDE family transposase.) → MLTRVLTACRQIPSEQLSSSAGAIMLNISRTTRVFLATVPTDMRKGFDGLHAPVESVIEEDPFAGHLFVFRNQRRDRIKLLWWDRDGWSLFYKRLEKGCYEFPTDRKEQTSRRCEIRAEELLLLLEGIDLGSVKRRPRYERPSAINDTTARSSV